A stretch of Pygocentrus nattereri isolate fPygNat1 chromosome 8, fPygNat1.pri, whole genome shotgun sequence DNA encodes these proteins:
- the c8h11orf49 gene encoding UPF0705 protein C11orf49 homolog yields MKMNADRFTLPTDDYLAETNALFYLSDAVTQLLEHREEYTQFGIVRYFAEYFTSVKNGNHVLFREFSYIKATPHNRASFIHIFWKCYRQIGKNGDLLTVLEYSSLLQLLCPDFPAEVVQNTARIVLMDDAMDCLMSLSDFIYSFQIQFYYEEFLESVLVIYEDLLEGKNPNTVIVPTSSSAEPLSSTASEDMDTQEGVDSFVFLECIKGLCERFKHKHPSISAIKEVLEGNPRVSYYSFLMALAKHEGISQDIGALPNRSDLLMDPEMDQELERLVAQVAISPTSNSSSSAAGLKEPPKKASPRKSLHQRRRIEMESDGSTEETDSSEN; encoded by the exons ATGAAAATGAACGCAGACCGGTTTACTCTGCCAACAGACGACTACTTAG CCGAGACCAATGCGCTCTTCTACCTCAGTGATGCGGTCACGCAGCTGCTGGAGCACCGAGAGGAGTACACCCAGTTCGGCATCGTCCGCTATTTTGCAGAATA CTTTACCAGTGTGAAGAATGGAAATCACGTCCTTTTCAGAGAATTCAGCTACATTAAAGCTACGCCACACAACAGAGCTTCCTTCATCCACATCTTCTGGAAGTGCTACAGACAGATTGGAAAAAATGGAG ACTTGCTGACGGTGCTGGAATACAGTTCGCTGCTTCAGCTTCTGTGCCCAGACTTCCCTGCAGAAGTGGTGCAGAACACAGCCAG GATTGTTCTCATGGACGACGCTATGGACTGTCTAATGTCCCTCTCGGATTTCATCTACTCTTTCCAAATCCAGTTCTACTATGAAG AGTTCCTGGAGAGTGTGTTGGTGATTTAtgaggacctgctggaggggaAGAACCCAAATACAGTCATCGTCCCAACGTCCTCGTCAGCGGAGCCGCTGTCCAGCACGGCCAGTGAGGATATGGACACGCAGGAGGGGGTGGACTCATTCGTTTTCCTTGAGTGCATCAAGGGCCTCTGCGAGCGCTTCAAACACAA acatccctccatctctgccATTAAGGAGGTTCTAGAGGGCAACCCGCGTGTGTCCTACTACAGCTTCCTGATGGCTTTGGCCAAGCATGAGGGAATCAGCCAGGACATCG GAGCCCTTCCCAATCGATCGGACCTACTCATGGACCCAGAGATGGATCAGGAGCTGGAGAGGCT tgttgctCAGGTGGCCATCAGCCCCACgtccaacagcagcagcagcgcggCCGGACTGAAGGAGCCGCCCAAAAAGGCCTCGCCCCGCAAATCTCTACACCAGCGGCGCAGGATCGAGATGGAGAGCGACGGCTCCACTGAGGAGACCGACTCCTCTGAGAACTGA